The Deltaproteobacteria bacterium RBG_16_64_85 genome segment CTTTTCTTGCGGCGGGAGACGGGGTTGTCATGGCGAGATCGCTGAAGGATCGGTTGCTGGAACGCCTTCCGGGGACCCGTACATCGATGGAGGAAGGCCGGCCGAAGGGCGGCGGCACCGGGCTGGCGCAGAAGGTGTCCGTTTTCCTGCAGGAGTTCAAGACCGAGATGAAGAAGGTGACCTGGCCGGGGCGGAAGGAGACGGTGTCCTCGACCGCGGTCGTCATCGTCACCGTCCTGATCATCGTGCTGTTCCTCGGGCTGGTCGACTACGCGCTCGGCAGGATCGTTTATTCCGTCCTGAACTTCTAATCCCTCACAAGAGGAAGCGATGGCGAGACAGTGGTATGTGGTCCATACCTATTCAGGGTATGAGAAGAAAGTCAGGGAATCGCTGCAGAACCGTATCGATGCGGAAGGGATGCAGGAGCACTTCGGCGACGTCCTGATCCCCTCCGAAACCGTCGTCGAAATGAAGAAGGGGAAGAAGCGGACGGGGACGCGGAGCTTCTATCCCGGCTACCTGCTGGTTCACATGGAGCTCGACGAGCGCACGTGGCATCTGGTGCGCCACACGCCGAAGGTGACGGGGTTCGTCGGGGGGAAGAACCCGGCGCCGATCCCCGAATCCGAAGTGGAGGAGATCAAGTCCCAGATGGCGGAGGGACGCCTGAAGCCCAAGCCGAAGGTGACCTTCGCGGAAGGGGAAAACGTCCGCGTGACCGACGGCCCCTTCAGCAACTTCAGCGGGATCGTCGACAGCATCAAGGCCGACAAGGGGAAGGTCGTCGTCCTCGTGTCCATCTTCGGGCGGGCGACGCCCGTCGAGCTCGATTTCACCCAGGTCGAAAAAAGCTGAAACGGAAGGGGAGAGGGACCCATGGCAAAGAAGGTCGTATCCCAGATCAAGCTCCAGATTCCCGCGGGGAAGGCGAATCCCTCACCTCCCGTCGGGCCCGCCCTCGGGCAGCACGGGGTCAACATCATGGAGTTCTGCAAGGCATTCAACGCGAAGACGGCATCCCAGGAGGGGATGATCATCCCGGTGGTGATCACGGTGTACGCCGACCGGTCCTTCGCCTTCATCACCAAGACGCCCCCCGCGTCGGTCCTGCTCCTCAAGGCCGCGGGGCTGGAGAAGGGGAGCAAGACCCCGAAGCGCGAAAAGTGCGGACGGATCCCCCGGGCCAAGGTCGAGGAGATCGCCAAGCTCAAGATGACGGACCTGGACGTGAAGGACCTGGAGGCCGCCATCAAGACGATCGAAGGGACCGCCCGCAGCATGGGGCTCGAGGTGTTCTAGGAAGCTTTTAGGGAAAGGTCATCGAAGGGAGAGAGAAATGCCGACGCACGGGAAAAAGTACCTGGAAGCACGGAAGAAGGTGAACAGGGAGGCAAAGTATTCTCTCGAGGAAGCGCTGGACCTGCTGAAGCAGACGGCGCAGGCGAAGTTCGACGAGACGGTGGAGGTTGCGCTGCGCCTGGGCGTCGACCCCAAGTATCCCGACCAGCAGGTGCGCGGCTCCGTCGTGCTGCCCCACGGAACGGGGAAGTCCGTCCGGATTCTCGTCTTCGCAAAGGGAGAGAAGGAGAAGGAAGCACAGGAGGCCGGCGCCGATTTCGCCGGCGGCGAGGAACTGGTCGCCAAGATCCAGGGAGGCTGGCTCGACTTCGACAAGGCGGTGGCGACGCCGGACATGATGGGGGCGGTCGGAAAGATCGGGAAGATCCTGGGTCCCAGGGGCCTGATGCCGAACCCCAAGGTCGGGACGGTGACGTTCGACGTGGCCCGAGCCATCCGCGATCTGAAAGGCGGCAAAGTGGAGTTCAAGGTGGACAAAACGGGAACCCTCCACGCGGGGATCGGGAAGGTGAGCTTCGGAAAGGACAAGATCCGGGAGAACTTCCTGACGTTCTTCGAGGCCATCATGAAGGCGAAGCCCTCCGCAGCGAAGGGGACGTACATCCGGACGCTGGCCCTTTCCACCACGATGGGGGTCGGGATCCGGTTGAACGCCAGCGTTCTGCAGGCGGAACAGCGGTAGAAACTTCTTTTGTCAAAGACCGCGGGTTCACCGCAGGTGACGAAGGGGGAGGACCATTCATTCCGCCCGTCCCGCGCAGACAAGGGGAGCCGGAGATGCCGGGGAATCGGCAAGACCTCTCGCGCGCGCCCTCTGCCTTTGACAGAGGTTTCGATAGCGGTCCAATCTCTTCGACGAAAGGGGGCATGCGCGAGTGAAAGACAAGAGCAAGGCGGATACCGTTGAGGCGTTGCGCCGCACGATCGGCGCCCAGAAAGGAACGATCGTGGCGGAATTCCGGGGCCTCACCGTAGCCGAGATGACCACCCTCCGGAAGAAGCTGCGGGAGGTCAACGCGGAGTTCCGGGTCATCAAGAACACCCTGATGCGCCTGGCGGCGAAGGACACCGACTTCGGCCAGCTCAACGAGTTCTTCTCGGGGCCGACAGCCGTAGCGATGACGCACGGCGACTCCGTGGCGCTGGCCAAGGCGATGAAGGAGTTCGCGGGGGGGAACCAGAAGATCCGGCTCAAGGCGGGCTTCTTCGACGGGAGGGTACTCGGAGTAAAGGATGTAGAGACGTTGGCGGAGGTGCCTCCGCGCGAAGTGCTTCTGACCCGACTGGCGGGCGGCCTCGCGTGGCCGATCTCGCGCCTGGTGCAGGCGCTCTCCGGCCCGCAGCGAAAACTGGCCTATGCATTACAATCCGTTCACGACAAGAAAACCGCACAAGAAACCGCAGGATAACGGGAGGAATCCAATGGCATCCATGACCAAGGAAGATTTCATCAAAATGGTGGAAGGATTGACGGTCCTCGAGCTTCACGAGTACGTGAAGGCGCTCGAGGACCGGTTCGGGGTGACGGCGGCCGCGCCGGCCGTGGCGGTAGCGGCGGCGGGCGCAGCGGCGCCGGCGGTCGAGGAAAAGACCGAGTTCGACGTGATCCTGACCGGGTTCGGGAGCAACAAGATCCAGGTGATCAAGGTCGTCCGGGAAGTGACCGGGCTCGGCCTGAAAGAGGCCAAGGACCTCGTCGAGGGCGTGCCCAAGCCCCTGAAGGAAGCGGTCGCCAAGAAGGACGCCGAGGAGTTGAAGAAGAAGGTGGAAGAAGCGGGGGGCACAGCGGAAATCAAGTAGTTCCCGCTGTCTACCGCGCATGACGGTCGGGGGGCGGCCACCGCCCCTCCGGTTTCAACCATTGCCTGTACCCTCGGGGTGAAAAGATGGCCTATCTGGACTACCGCAACCGCGTGAAACGGGTCGACCTGTCCAAGATCGATAAAGTCCTTGAAATACCGAACCTGATTCAGGTCCAGCACGAGTCGTACAACGAGTTCCTGCAGTTCAATGTCCCCGTGGAGAAACGGAAGGACACCGGGTTGCAGACCGTGTTCAAGGGCATTTTCCCGATCGCCGACTACAACGGCCGCGCGTCCCTGGAGTTCGTCTCCTATACCATCGGCGCTCCCAAGTGGAGCGAGGACGAATGCCGCGAGCGGGGGATGACCTTCGCCGCCCCGATCAAGGTGACCGTCCAGCTAGTGATCTTCGACGTGGACGAGCGGACGGCTGCCCGCACCATCCGGGATGTCAAGGAGCAGGAGGTCTTCTTCGGCGAGATCCCGCTCATGACGGAGCGGGCCACCTTCATCATCAACGGCACGGAGCGGGTGATCGTCAGCCAGCTCCACCGCTCACCGGGCGTGTTCTTCGAGCATGACAAGGGGCGGTCCCACGCCTCCGGCAAGGTCCTGTTCTCGGCGCGGATCATCCCCTACCGGGGATCCTGGCTGGATTTCGAGTTCGACCACAAGGACATGCTGTACCTGAAGATCGACCGGAAACGGAAGTTCCCCATCGCCGTCCTCCTGCGGGCGTTCGGCAAGACCACCGAGGAGCTGCTGCGGTCCTTCTACGAGGTGGAGGAAGTTTCCATCGAGGAGGACCGGTGCTCGAAGGCGTTCCGCCCCGACCTGATGGTGGGCTTGAAGATGCCGGTGGAAGTCCGTCACCCGAAGACGGGCGAGGTCGTGTTCAAGAAGGGGATCAAGGTTTCCAAGAAACGCGTGGAGCGCTTCGCGGATGTGTTGTTCGGCCGCATCTCCCTGCCGGCGGAGGATCTGCTGCAAAAGGTGAACGTCGTCGACATCGCGGACCCCGCGACGGGGGAGATTCTGCTCGAGTGCGGGCAGCAGATCACCGAGGAGGTGCTTGCCGTCATCCGGGGGAAGAAGATCCCGTCGGTGTCGGTCTTTTCCCTGGAGAACTCGGACCGGGCGATCTGGGAAGGCCTCCTTACGGACAAGATCAAGACCCGTGACGAGGCCCTCAAGGAGATCTACAAGAAGATGCGCCCGGGGGACCCTCCCACCAAGGATGCCGCCGAGGCGCTCTTCAATAACATGTTCTTCAACCCCGAGAGGTACAGCCTTTCCCGGGTCGGGAGGCTCAAACTGAACCACAAACTGGGCATTACGGACGGGGACCTGGAGACGACCGTCCTAAGCCAGGGAGACATTCTGCGGGTTATCCGGTACCTCATCGACCTCAAGAACGGGATCGGCGAGGCCGATGACATCGACAACCTCGGGAACCGCCGTGTGCGGACCGTCGGCGAGCTGATCGAGAACCAGTTCCGGATGGGGCTCGTCCGCGTGGAGCGGGCGATCCGGGAGAAGATGAGCCTCCAGGACATCGAGACCCTGATGCCCCACGACCTGATCAACGCCAAACCGGTTTCCGCGGTCATCAAGGAGTTCTTCGGGTCGTCCCAGCTCTCCCAGTTCATGGACCAGACCAACCCGCTCTCCGAGGTGACGCACAAGCGCAGGGTGTCCGCGCTGGGGCCGGGGGGCCTGACGCGGGAGCGTGCCGGATTCGAGGTTCGCGACGTGCATCCCACCCATTATGGACGGATCTGCCCCATCGAGACGCCGGAAGGGCCGAACATCGGGCTGATCGCGTCGCTATCGACCTTCGCCCGGATCAACGAGTTCGGGTTCATCGAGACCCCGTATCGGGTAGTCAAGGACAGCGTCGTGACGAAGGAGATCGTTTACCTCTCCGCCATGGACGAGGAGAGGCACGTCATCGCGCAGGCGAACGCGGCCGTGGACGCTTCCGGAAGGTTCACCCGGGAGGTGGTCATCGCCAGGAAAGGAGGCGAGTTCGCCATGGTGCGGGCGTCCGAAGTCACCCTCATGGACGTCTCGCCGAACCAGCTCGTTTCCGTCGCCGCCTCACTCATCCCGTTCCTGGAGCACGATGACGCGAATCGCGCGCTCATGGGCTCGAACATGCAGCGGCAGGCCGTGCCGCTCCTGTGGACCGAACCTCCTCTCGTCGGCACCGGGATGGAAGCTGTCGTGGCGCAGGATTCCGGCGCGGCGGTGGTCGCGCGCCGGGGAGGAGCGGTGGAGTCGGTCGACGCCCGGCGGATCGTGATCCGCCCGGACGAGCCGGACGAAACCGGGAAATACGGCGCCGACATCTACAACCTGGTGAAATTCCGGCGCTCGAACCAGAACACGTGCGTCAACCAGAAGCCGATCGTCACCCTCGGACAGCGGATCGCCGACGGCGAAGTGATCGCCGACGGACCGGCGACCTCCGAGGGAGAACTCTCCCTCGGGCGGAATGTCCTGGTCGCCTTCATGCCCTGGGGGGGATACAACTTCGAGGACTCGATCCTGGTGTCGGAGAAAGTCGTCAAGGAAGACGTCTTCACCTCCATTCATATCGAGGAATTCGAGTGCGTCGCCCGGGAGACGAAGCTCGGCAAGGAGGAGATCACCGCCGACATCCCCAACATCAGCGAGGAATCCCTGAAGGACCTCGACGAGAGCGGGATCATCTGCATCGGGGCCCGGGTCAAGCCCATGGACATCCTCGTGGGCAAGGTGACCCCCAAAGGAGAAACCCAGCTGTCCCCCGAGGAGAAGCTACTGCGGGCGATTTTCGGGGACAAGGCGGGGGACGTGAAAGACTCCTCCCTCCGGGTTCCCCCGGGGATCGAAGGGATCGTGATCGACGCCAAGGTGTTCACGCGGAAGGGGGGAGAGAAGGACGAACGCGCCCAGGCGCTGGAGGGAAAGGAGCTGGGCAGGATCCTCCGCGACCAGGACGACGAGATCCGGATCATCCTGGAGACCGCCTACGGGAAGATGCGCGGCCTGCTGCTGGGGAAAACCTCTGCCACCCGGCTCACCGGCGAGGACCGCTCGGAGGTGATCCTCGCCAAACGGAAGAAACTTACGGCAGAGGTTCTGGACGCCATCCCCAGGGAGACGTGGACCCAGATCGCCGTGGAGGAGGACGAAACGGTCAAGGAGCGGCTGGAGGAGATCCACCAGGTCGCACAGGACCAGGTGGCCCTCGTCCACGCCGTGTTCGAGGAGAGGATCAACCGCATCCGGAAGGGCGACGAACTGCCCCCCGGGGTGCTGAAGATGGTCAAGGTGTTCATCGCGATGAAGCGGAAGCTTTCGGTCGGAGACAAGATGGCCGGCCGCCACGGGAACAAGGGGGTCATTTCCCGGGTCCTGCCCGATGAGGACATGCCGTACCTTGCCGACGGGACGCCCGTGGACATCGTGCTCAACCCGCTGGGGGTTCCGTCCCGCATGAACGTGGGGCAGATCATGGAGGCCCACCTCGGATGGGCGGCGCGGGGGCTCGGCCAGCAGGTCCGGCGGCTGGTCGAGGACGCGTTCAGCCCGAGATCGGTGCGGGAATGGATGAAGAAGATCTACGATTCGGAACGGTTTGTCGCCTACCTGGACAAGCTGACCGACGACGAAGTCCGGAGTCTGGGGAACAGCCTCTCGAACGGCATCTTCATGGCGTCCCCGGTCTTCAGCGGCTCCACCGAGCAGGAGATCAAGCGGTACCTTCAGTTCGCCGGCCTGCCCGAATCGGGACAGACGACGCTGTACGACGGAAGGACGGG includes the following:
- a CDS encoding 50S ribosomal protein L11, with product MAKKVVSQIKLQIPAGKANPSPPVGPALGQHGVNIMEFCKAFNAKTASQEGMIIPVVITVYADRSFAFITKTPPASVLLLKAAGLEKGSKTPKREKCGRIPRAKVEEIAKLKMTDLDVKDLEAAIKTIEGTARSMGLEVF
- a CDS encoding transcription termination/antitermination factor NusG, yielding MARQWYVVHTYSGYEKKVRESLQNRIDAEGMQEHFGDVLIPSETVVEMKKGKKRTGTRSFYPGYLLVHMELDERTWHLVRHTPKVTGFVGGKNPAPIPESEVEEIKSQMAEGRLKPKPKVTFAEGENVRVTDGPFSNFSGIVDSIKADKGKVVVLVSIFGRATPVELDFTQVEKS
- a CDS encoding 50S ribosomal protein L7/L12; the protein is MTKEDFIKMVEGLTVLELHEYVKALEDRFGVTAAAPAVAVAAAGAAAPAVEEKTEFDVILTGFGSNKIQVIKVVREVTGLGLKEAKDLVEGVPKPLKEAVAKKDAEELKKKVEEAGGTAEIK
- a CDS encoding 50S ribosomal protein L10, producing MKDKSKADTVEALRRTIGAQKGTIVAEFRGLTVAEMTTLRKKLREVNAEFRVIKNTLMRLAAKDTDFGQLNEFFSGPTAVAMTHGDSVALAKAMKEFAGGNQKIRLKAGFFDGRVLGVKDVETLAEVPPREVLLTRLAGGLAWPISRLVQALSGPQRKLAYALQSVHDKKTAQETAG
- a CDS encoding preprotein translocase subunit SecE, with the translated sequence MEEGRPKGGGTGLAQKVSVFLQEFKTEMKKVTWPGRKETVSSTAVVIVTVLIIVLFLGLVDYALGRIVYSVLNF
- a CDS encoding DNA-directed RNA polymerase subunit beta, with protein sequence MAYLDYRNRVKRVDLSKIDKVLEIPNLIQVQHESYNEFLQFNVPVEKRKDTGLQTVFKGIFPIADYNGRASLEFVSYTIGAPKWSEDECRERGMTFAAPIKVTVQLVIFDVDERTAARTIRDVKEQEVFFGEIPLMTERATFIINGTERVIVSQLHRSPGVFFEHDKGRSHASGKVLFSARIIPYRGSWLDFEFDHKDMLYLKIDRKRKFPIAVLLRAFGKTTEELLRSFYEVEEVSIEEDRCSKAFRPDLMVGLKMPVEVRHPKTGEVVFKKGIKVSKKRVERFADVLFGRISLPAEDLLQKVNVVDIADPATGEILLECGQQITEEVLAVIRGKKIPSVSVFSLENSDRAIWEGLLTDKIKTRDEALKEIYKKMRPGDPPTKDAAEALFNNMFFNPERYSLSRVGRLKLNHKLGITDGDLETTVLSQGDILRVIRYLIDLKNGIGEADDIDNLGNRRVRTVGELIENQFRMGLVRVERAIREKMSLQDIETLMPHDLINAKPVSAVIKEFFGSSQLSQFMDQTNPLSEVTHKRRVSALGPGGLTRERAGFEVRDVHPTHYGRICPIETPEGPNIGLIASLSTFARINEFGFIETPYRVVKDSVVTKEIVYLSAMDEERHVIAQANAAVDASGRFTREVVIARKGGEFAMVRASEVTLMDVSPNQLVSVAASLIPFLEHDDANRALMGSNMQRQAVPLLWTEPPLVGTGMEAVVAQDSGAAVVARRGGAVESVDARRIVIRPDEPDETGKYGADIYNLVKFRRSNQNTCVNQKPIVTLGQRIADGEVIADGPATSEGELSLGRNVLVAFMPWGGYNFEDSILVSEKVVKEDVFTSIHIEEFECVARETKLGKEEITADIPNISEESLKDLDESGIICIGARVKPMDILVGKVTPKGETQLSPEEKLLRAIFGDKAGDVKDSSLRVPPGIEGIVIDAKVFTRKGGEKDERAQALEGKELGRILRDQDDEIRIILETAYGKMRGLLLGKTSATRLTGEDRSEVILAKRKKLTAEVLDAIPRETWTQIAVEEDETVKERLEEIHQVAQDQVALVHAVFEERINRIRKGDELPPGVLKMVKVFIAMKRKLSVGDKMAGRHGNKGVISRVLPDEDMPYLADGTPVDIVLNPLGVPSRMNVGQIMEAHLGWAARGLGQQVRRLVEDAFSPRSVREWMKKIYDSERFVAYLDKLTDDEVRSLGNSLSNGIFMASPVFSGSTEQEIKRYLQFAGLPESGQTTLYDGRTGQPFQQAVTIGSMYMLKLHHLVDDKIHARSTGPYSLVTQQPLGGKAQFGGQRLGEMEVWALEAYGAAFTLQEFLTVKSDDVPGRARMYEAIVKGNFSLEPGLPESFNVLIKELQALGLDVELISEEGK
- a CDS encoding 50S ribosomal protein L1 produces the protein MPTHGKKYLEARKKVNREAKYSLEEALDLLKQTAQAKFDETVEVALRLGVDPKYPDQQVRGSVVLPHGTGKSVRILVFAKGEKEKEAQEAGADFAGGEELVAKIQGGWLDFDKAVATPDMMGAVGKIGKILGPRGLMPNPKVGTVTFDVARAIRDLKGGKVEFKVDKTGTLHAGIGKVSFGKDKIRENFLTFFEAIMKAKPSAAKGTYIRTLALSTTMGVGIRLNASVLQAEQR